A genomic segment from Patescibacteria group bacterium encodes:
- a CDS encoding DUF11 domain-containing protein: protein MFKSIVANLSLHPAATGRLTYYWRRLRKEQVTRQLSVVLAILLMGVQVATIIAPPDAATAASSNDIINGGINTSHPQQTLLSIYDGSGELQALFNNYGITRNDISNTHHGTLNSSNQSFKSFGRNPHSKQDKKVVIGSHTYYARPLSSWGSDVTYKVLEGQRAVDGRYFAIMIKCGNLVLTDLTPKPITQIQKGSSFSNVPQPKPTTFTQTPTPAPAPTPVTPTVVTPTPTPTPTPVTPTPTPVTPVENPNIQQAKTAKLTSAADGSTRNAHGATANAGDSIEYTLVTTNTGTGAAKDYVVTENVRDILEYADITELRGGTLTDGILQWPKTTIAGSAAYSVSFVARVKNPVPARPTAASDPQSYDLQMDNVYGNVVSTGITTPPAKQVEVAAATLPATGPGESSLIVMIVLAMLVFFYARNRQLITEAAILRGDATGQDPQNLHHRHRRHS from the coding sequence ATGTTTAAAAGTATTGTTGCTAACCTCAGTCTTCACCCTGCTGCCACCGGGCGGCTAACTTACTATTGGCGGCGCTTGCGCAAAGAGCAAGTCACCCGCCAGCTATCTGTGGTCCTGGCTATATTGCTGATGGGTGTACAGGTTGCTACGATCATAGCGCCACCGGATGCGGCCACCGCGGCATCCTCAAACGACATTATTAATGGCGGGATTAACACCAGTCACCCCCAACAGACACTGCTTTCAATTTATGACGGCAGCGGCGAGCTACAGGCACTATTTAATAACTACGGTATCACCCGTAACGATATCTCAAACACCCACCATGGCACACTTAACTCAAGCAATCAAAGCTTTAAATCGTTTGGGCGCAACCCCCACTCCAAGCAAGACAAAAAGGTGGTTATTGGCAGCCACACCTACTACGCCCGCCCGCTAAGCAGCTGGGGTAGCGATGTCACCTATAAGGTACTAGAGGGCCAAAGGGCGGTAGATGGTCGTTACTTTGCCATCATGATTAAGTGTGGCAACCTGGTGCTAACCGACCTGACACCCAAACCAATCACCCAGATTCAAAAGGGCTCCAGCTTTAGTAATGTCCCTCAGCCCAAGCCGACCACCTTTACTCAAACCCCTACACCAGCACCTGCGCCAACGCCGGTTACCCCAACCGTGGTCACTCCCACGCCCACCCCTACTCCAACACCCGTAACCCCGACACCTACCCCGGTTACACCCGTGGAGAACCCCAACATCCAGCAAGCCAAAACCGCCAAGCTAACCTCGGCGGCCGATGGCTCAACCCGTAACGCCCACGGCGCCACCGCCAACGCCGGCGATAGCATCGAATACACCCTGGTTACCACCAACACCGGTACCGGCGCCGCTAAGGACTACGTTGTCACCGAAAATGTACGCGACATCCTGGAGTATGCCGATATCACCGAGCTGCGCGGCGGCACCTTAACCGACGGTATTTTACAGTGGCCTAAAACCACCATTGCCGGCAGCGCCGCCTACAGCGTTAGCTTTGTAGCCCGAGTTAAAAACCCAGTACCAGCGCGCCCAACCGCCGCATCCGACCCTCAGTCGTACGACCTCCAGATGGACAACGTCTACGGCAACGTTGTTAGTACCGGCATCACCACCCCGCCAGCCAAGCAGGTTGAGGTAGCCGCTGCCACCCTGCCAGCCACCGGCCCAGGTGAAAGTTCGCTTATTGTCATGATCGTACTGGCCATGCTGGTGTTCTTTTACGCCCGTAACCGTCAGCTCATTACCGAGGCGGCGATCTTACGGGGTGACGCTACCGGCCAAGATCCGCAGAACCTGCATCATCGCCACAGGAGGCATTCATAA
- the trpS gene encoding tryptophan--tRNA ligase, protein MKRILSGIRANSDLTLGNYLGALKPWVALQPADAGSPQDTEYFFFIPTLHSLVGRPDPTELRTNTLSNAAWFIAAGLDPAKVTLYVQSQIPAHSELAWIFNNYVTMGELNRQTQFKDKSKKGGAEGQLVGMFTYPALMAADILLYDANEVPVGDDQTQHVELARDIAQRFNNLYGETFVLPKATKPVAGARIMNLQDPSRKMSKSDDDQSGNILLTDSPEEMRTKIKRAVTDSGSEVKGGESKPAITNLLEIYSAITGRKVSAIEQEYAGKGYGDFKSGLADAVVEHIEPIQRRHDELMSDTEQLLAILETGRQRAAVIAEEKLSQVKSTLGLL, encoded by the coding sequence ATGAAGCGCATTCTTTCTGGCATCCGTGCAAATAGCGATCTGACACTTGGTAATTATCTTGGCGCCCTCAAGCCGTGGGTGGCGCTGCAGCCAGCTGACGCTGGCTCGCCACAGGACACCGAGTACTTCTTTTTCATCCCCACCCTGCATAGCTTGGTTGGCCGCCCTGACCCAACCGAGTTGCGTACCAACACGCTGTCGAACGCGGCCTGGTTTATTGCCGCTGGCTTGGATCCAGCCAAGGTAACGCTGTACGTCCAGTCGCAGATCCCAGCCCACAGTGAGCTTGCCTGGATTTTTAACAACTACGTAACCATGGGTGAGCTGAATCGGCAGACCCAATTTAAGGATAAGTCCAAGAAGGGTGGAGCCGAAGGTCAGCTCGTCGGTATGTTTACCTATCCAGCGCTGATGGCCGCCGATATTCTGTTGTATGACGCCAACGAGGTGCCGGTTGGTGACGACCAGACTCAGCACGTTGAGCTGGCCCGCGATATCGCTCAGCGTTTTAACAACCTGTACGGCGAAACCTTTGTGCTACCAAAAGCTACCAAGCCGGTGGCTGGCGCGCGCATCATGAACCTACAGGATCCAAGCCGCAAGATGAGTAAGAGCGACGATGATCAGTCGGGCAACATTTTGCTAACCGACTCGCCTGAGGAGATGCGCACCAAGATTAAGCGAGCGGTGACCGACTCTGGCAGCGAGGTAAAGGGGGGTGAGAGCAAGCCGGCCATCACCAACCTGCTCGAAATTTACTCGGCCATTACTGGCCGCAAGGTGTCCGCGATTGAGCAGGAGTACGCCGGCAAGGGCTATGGCGACTTTAAGAGCGGTCTCGCTGACGCGGTGGTTGAACACATAGAGCCAATCCAGCGGCGTCATGACGAGTTAATGAGCGATACCGAGCAATTATTGGCTATTTTAGAAACCGGCCGGCAAAGGGCCGCCGTGATCGCCGAAGAAAAACTCTCCCAGGTTAAGTCGACCCTCGGCTTGCTCTAA
- a CDS encoding phenylalanine--tRNA ligase subunit beta yields the protein MKLSAEWVNKFLTKSLKTQALADAMELAGVEVEAVLLAKPFDDKIVVGKVVDLEPHPNANKLKLAQVDVGKSTLSIVCGAPNIQEEQLVPVAQVGAVLPDGTKIEQAVLRGVHSHGMICSESELGLSSDHSGIMVLPANIKISSKINNIIQQHDVIDVKTAANRWDLNSVIGVAREVAAQTDQKLKLEYPEQLKSSTTKGASIAKTGLANRFMLVRLKVKTDKRSPQWLVQHLQAAGVRSISPIVDATNCIMLEYGQPLHAFDASKVEGDIQVRLAKKGETLTTLDSTERKLDSADIVIADTKKVIGIAGVMGGGNSEIDDSTTEILLEAASFHPASLRKTAIRHGLRTDASARFERGIPVDLQPRALNAAVKLLSELVDAEVVGEPVDIIEQQPTQTVVTASPERINSFLGLNLKPKEVTTELAKLLFGAKEGTKGAVSVSVPWWRPDVTMEEDLAEEVIKLVGYDKLPATIPAWRPAKASFDNRWNQLWQAKAVLLSLGLFEVVTYSFISKDDIARLGWDAKDFLKLQNPLSSEQAYLRETLLPSHLNTMARNRTYAKSYGIFEISKAYFKQGEGKLPTETQVLGVMTVGPTGGYASVKAALDRLAREFNVAVVVRPKVYDKHIAHPTRSGEVMVNGKLAGLIGQLHPSLVQQYKLKGEVGYMELSWDTVVAQAQTKTYRMQSRFQSVERDVTLLLDRDITWQQVKDEVESGLKDARISFVGDYYGSDLPADKKSLTLRIQLVRDDRTLTEAEVAAEVENVQNRLKKRFNAQLR from the coding sequence ATGAAGCTTTCAGCCGAGTGGGTTAACAAGTTTTTAACCAAGTCACTTAAAACGCAGGCCTTGGCTGACGCCATGGAACTAGCCGGTGTCGAGGTTGAAGCGGTGCTGCTAGCTAAGCCATTTGATGACAAGATTGTGGTCGGTAAGGTTGTAGATCTTGAGCCGCACCCGAACGCCAATAAGTTAAAGCTGGCGCAGGTTGATGTAGGAAAATCTACACTAAGCATTGTTTGTGGCGCTCCCAATATTCAAGAGGAGCAGCTGGTTCCGGTAGCCCAGGTCGGAGCGGTACTACCTGATGGGACCAAGATAGAGCAAGCGGTGCTGAGAGGGGTGCACTCACACGGCATGATTTGTAGTGAGTCTGAGCTGGGCCTGAGCTCCGACCACTCCGGCATCATGGTTTTGCCAGCAAACATCAAGATTAGTAGTAAAATTAACAACATTATTCAGCAACATGATGTGATTGATGTAAAAACCGCTGCTAATCGCTGGGACCTCAACAGTGTGATTGGTGTGGCGCGTGAGGTTGCCGCTCAAACCGACCAAAAATTGAAGCTGGAATACCCTGAACAATTAAAGAGTTCAACCACTAAGGGTGCCTCAATCGCCAAGACGGGGCTGGCCAACCGGTTTATGCTGGTTCGCCTTAAGGTTAAGACCGATAAGCGTTCACCGCAGTGGCTGGTGCAGCACCTCCAGGCGGCGGGTGTGCGCTCAATTAGCCCAATTGTTGATGCCACCAACTGCATCATGCTGGAGTACGGTCAGCCGCTGCATGCCTTTGATGCCAGCAAGGTCGAAGGTGACATTCAGGTTCGTTTGGCTAAGAAGGGCGAGACACTAACGACCCTTGATAGCACGGAGCGCAAGCTTGACTCAGCCGATATCGTGATCGCTGACACCAAAAAGGTGATTGGTATTGCCGGAGTGATGGGTGGAGGCAACTCTGAAATCGACGACAGTACCACCGAGATCCTGCTGGAGGCGGCCAGCTTCCATCCGGCCAGCTTGCGCAAGACCGCCATTCGCCACGGCCTAAGAACCGATGCCTCAGCTCGGTTTGAGCGTGGTATTCCAGTTGATTTGCAGCCGCGCGCTCTAAACGCTGCCGTTAAGCTCCTGAGTGAGCTGGTCGATGCCGAAGTGGTAGGTGAGCCAGTCGATATTATCGAACAGCAACCGACCCAAACCGTAGTCACAGCCAGCCCCGAGCGGATCAACTCGTTTCTGGGTCTTAACCTCAAGCCCAAGGAAGTCACCACCGAACTAGCTAAGCTGCTTTTTGGCGCAAAAGAAGGCACTAAAGGCGCGGTTAGCGTATCGGTACCATGGTGGCGGCCAGATGTAACCATGGAGGAGGATCTGGCCGAGGAGGTGATCAAGCTGGTCGGCTACGATAAGCTGCCGGCTACCATCCCGGCTTGGCGGCCCGCTAAAGCCAGCTTTGATAATCGCTGGAACCAGCTGTGGCAGGCTAAGGCGGTACTGCTATCTTTGGGCTTGTTTGAGGTGGTGACCTACTCGTTTATTAGCAAGGATGATATTGCGCGCCTGGGCTGGGATGCCAAGGACTTTTTAAAGCTGCAGAACCCGCTCAGTAGCGAGCAGGCCTACTTGCGCGAAACCCTGCTGCCAAGCCATCTCAACACCATGGCGCGCAATCGAACCTACGCTAAAAGTTACGGTATTTTTGAGATTTCAAAGGCCTACTTTAAGCAAGGTGAGGGTAAGCTGCCAACCGAGACCCAGGTGCTAGGTGTTATGACGGTTGGGCCGACTGGTGGCTACGCTAGCGTTAAGGCGGCGCTCGACCGTTTAGCGCGCGAGTTCAATGTTGCGGTTGTGGTTCGGCCAAAGGTTTACGATAAGCATATTGCGCATCCAACTCGGTCGGGCGAGGTCATGGTTAATGGCAAGTTGGCCGGTCTGATTGGTCAACTTCATCCGAGTCTAGTGCAGCAGTACAAGTTGAAGGGCGAGGTAGGCTACATGGAGCTCAGCTGGGATACGGTGGTAGCTCAGGCTCAAACCAAAACTTATCGGATGCAGAGTCGGTTTCAGAGCGTAGAGCGTGATGTGACGCTGCTGCTTGATCGTGATATTACCTGGCAGCAGGTCAAGGATGAGGTAGAGTCCGGGCTTAAGGATGCTCGCATTAGCTTTGTCGGCGACTACTATGGTAGTGACCTGCCGGCAGACAAAAAGTCGTTAACTCTGCGTATTCAGCTGGTGCGCGACGATCGCACCCTGACCGAAGCTGAGGTGGCGGCGGAGGTAGAGAACGTTCAGAATCGCTTAAAAAAGCGGTTTAACGCCCAACTGCGGTAG
- a CDS encoding ATP-dependent helicase, whose translation MDIGSFNPVQRQAVEHGEGPALIVAGAGTGKTHVITSRIAYLIEQGKASPGQILALTFTEKAAREMAERLYDLIGWRSYQVAVMTFHAFGSELLGRYANHIGRSVRGGLINTTQKALLLQQHIDRVELSYYGPHANIFEFLEGLVEHMGMLQNAGISPSDYAAYAEKLTKDPGDMHAQDVAEQQDLAKLYSLYEQIKAETGTFDYNDQLQIPLNILQQRPNLAARLSKEYKYVLVDEYQDTNTLQDELLRSFIGPTGNLFAVGDDDQAIYGFRGAQIDNILSFVDHFKVKQPLVLTDNYRSGQEILDGAYRLIQHNNPERLEAKLHLKKQLKGQFEGSQVEFKPYSSASEELAGVTEAIQARVTAGESPGGIAVLSATHAPLKQLAKSLRQRQLPFALSTQVNIFEQPELNQLWYLLQWVGLKAEDDSIGHVLMGDHFGWTAGRYRELLSDSREQMTTVEAALVASDQDDAKKVLDDLEEWRQLARSVPVSQLAYTLIFKTGVSDTWIKRAEDSPRMVRVFEDLGRLLEQMQDYETVATDPTLKGYLGTFPKPPSIEVAEPLGEEGGVQLLTVHASKGLEFDTVYLIGCTQRNWSPSRGRGWVIPEALTPATELPPEHELRRLMYVAVTRAKQQLILSSATQTASGTRQTISPFIEELLGQKPAIAQSEKNPSKSAKTAMSKLQRFYPLQHQAPDKLPFETDDGWLELGVNDLGGYDFCPYDFYLEKVLGIRAPYGPQLALGTAVHTVIQAWYQGKLKGEEVPLADLLARLDELWSDRGYGSQAQSEQARQQAQAAIKHFFTRERQESDRVILGSELPIKLEIPEAKLRLKGRIDAYFKTSAGVQLRDFKTGRKNDAEKLAKSAKNNFQLRTYAVAYQQMTGEAPSSVALDYVMTQTEGVAELSSTILNNHRDKLIKLSAAIRQRQFAPNPSNVHECAAIRYYGVGEAEEADNS comes from the coding sequence ATGGATATTGGGTCGTTTAACCCGGTTCAGCGCCAGGCGGTAGAGCATGGCGAGGGGCCAGCTTTGATTGTAGCCGGTGCTGGTACCGGCAAGACTCACGTGATCACTTCACGGATTGCTTACCTTATCGAGCAGGGAAAGGCCAGTCCGGGCCAGATTCTGGCCCTAACATTTACCGAAAAGGCCGCTCGCGAAATGGCCGAACGTCTCTACGACTTAATTGGCTGGCGGTCCTATCAGGTGGCGGTGATGACCTTTCACGCTTTTGGCTCGGAGCTGCTGGGTCGCTACGCCAATCACATTGGCCGATCGGTCCGGGGTGGCTTAATCAACACCACCCAGAAAGCTCTTTTACTGCAGCAGCATATTGATCGGGTTGAGCTGTCATACTACGGACCACATGCCAACATCTTTGAGTTTCTTGAAGGCTTGGTTGAGCACATGGGTATGCTCCAAAACGCTGGCATCTCTCCGAGTGATTATGCTGCGTATGCTGAAAAACTAACCAAAGATCCAGGCGATATGCACGCTCAGGATGTGGCCGAACAGCAGGACTTAGCTAAGCTTTATTCACTGTATGAGCAGATCAAAGCAGAGACCGGCACCTTTGACTATAATGATCAGCTGCAAATACCGTTGAATATATTACAACAAAGACCAAACCTGGCCGCACGTCTCTCGAAGGAGTACAAGTACGTACTGGTAGACGAATACCAGGACACCAACACCTTGCAAGATGAGTTGCTGCGCAGCTTCATTGGCCCAACCGGTAATCTGTTTGCGGTCGGTGACGATGATCAAGCAATTTATGGATTCCGCGGCGCTCAGATCGATAACATTTTAAGCTTTGTCGATCACTTTAAGGTCAAGCAGCCACTAGTTTTAACCGATAACTACCGATCTGGGCAGGAAATTCTAGATGGCGCCTATCGCTTAATTCAGCACAACAACCCCGAACGTCTCGAGGCCAAGCTGCATCTTAAAAAACAGCTTAAGGGGCAGTTTGAGGGTAGCCAGGTAGAGTTTAAGCCGTACTCTTCGGCGAGCGAGGAGCTGGCGGGTGTAACTGAGGCAATTCAAGCTAGGGTCACCGCCGGCGAGAGTCCAGGTGGTATAGCGGTTCTGTCGGCAACGCACGCCCCCTTAAAGCAGTTGGCTAAGAGCTTGCGCCAGCGCCAGCTGCCATTCGCCTTATCGACCCAGGTTAATATCTTTGAGCAGCCAGAACTTAACCAGTTGTGGTATCTGTTGCAGTGGGTGGGTCTTAAGGCCGAGGATGACAGTATTGGGCATGTCTTGATGGGAGATCATTTTGGCTGGACGGCCGGTCGCTACCGAGAGCTGTTAAGCGATAGCCGTGAACAGATGACCACGGTCGAAGCAGCGCTGGTGGCTAGCGATCAAGATGATGCCAAAAAGGTGTTAGATGACCTGGAGGAGTGGCGGCAGTTGGCGCGCAGCGTTCCGGTTAGCCAACTGGCTTACACCTTAATCTTTAAAACAGGTGTTTCTGATACCTGGATTAAGCGCGCCGAAGATTCACCCCGAATGGTTCGGGTATTTGAGGACTTAGGTCGCTTACTCGAGCAAATGCAGGATTACGAAACGGTGGCAACCGATCCTACCCTTAAGGGCTATTTAGGTACCTTCCCTAAGCCGCCATCGATTGAGGTGGCCGAGCCGCTTGGCGAGGAGGGAGGAGTGCAGCTGCTAACCGTACATGCCTCAAAGGGGTTGGAGTTTGACACCGTTTACTTAATTGGCTGCACTCAACGCAACTGGTCGCCTAGTCGCGGCAGGGGCTGGGTAATACCGGAGGCTTTAACCCCGGCCACCGAGCTGCCACCTGAGCACGAGCTGCGCCGCCTGATGTACGTGGCGGTAACCAGGGCCAAGCAGCAGCTAATTTTGAGTTCCGCCACCCAGACCGCGAGTGGTACCAGGCAGACGATCAGCCCTTTTATTGAGGAGTTATTGGGACAGAAGCCGGCTATAGCTCAGTCCGAGAAAAACCCATCAAAAAGCGCAAAAACGGCGATGTCAAAATTACAGCGCTTTTACCCATTACAGCATCAAGCCCCGGATAAGTTGCCGTTTGAGACCGACGATGGCTGGTTGGAGCTCGGTGTTAACGATCTGGGCGGTTACGACTTTTGCCCATACGATTTTTACCTCGAAAAGGTGTTGGGTATTCGTGCTCCTTATGGCCCGCAGCTAGCCCTGGGGACAGCGGTTCATACGGTGATTCAAGCTTGGTACCAGGGTAAGCTAAAGGGCGAGGAGGTGCCGCTAGCCGACCTGTTGGCGCGCCTCGATGAGCTATGGAGCGACCGTGGTTACGGTAGCCAGGCTCAGTCGGAGCAGGCTCGCCAGCAAGCCCAGGCCGCCATCAAGCACTTCTTTACTCGGGAGCGCCAAGAGAGCGATCGAGTAATCCTCGGCTCAGAGCTACCAATCAAGCTGGAGATACCGGAAGCCAAGCTTCGGCTTAAGGGGCGGATCGATGCTTATTTCAAGACCTCAGCAGGCGTTCAGTTGCGCGACTTTAAGACCGGCCGCAAAAATGACGCCGAAAAGCTGGCTAAGTCGGCTAAAAATAACTTCCAGCTGCGCACTTACGCGGTGGCCTACCAGCAAATGACGGGGGAGGCCCCTAGCTCGGTAGCGCTAGATTACGTAATGACCCAGACCGAAGGCGTGGCCGAGCTGTCCAGTACCATACTAAACAACCATCGCGATAAGCTTATTAAGCTTTCCGCCGCTATTCGCCAGCGGCAGTTCGCCCCCAACCCATCCAATGTTCATGAATGCGCCGCAATCCGTTACTACGGCGTTGGCGAAGCTGAAGAGGCCGATAATTCGTGA
- a CDS encoding DNA recombination protein RmuC, translating into MELIVAAVIVAVAVIGSAAFVVTQRKPKAEEQKPDQSFILLQEQLAKLTDRMDERLDKSNDAMQSAVRQQFAASSKLIGEVTRDLTQLKESNKQVLNITDELKLLQNTLQNPKQRGVLGEYFLQSVLENVLSPERFTLQHRFKDGETVDAVIKLDRGKLLPVDSKFSLENYNRLVEEKDKARQDALIKAIKSDLKLRIDETSKYIRPDEDTMDFAFMFIPSEAVYYDLLINKVGTLQTNARDLIEYAFRDKRVIIVSPTSFMAYLQTVLQGLRSLEIEEKAKDIQKHVGQLGKHLIAHETYMQKLGGSLGTTVNHYNTAYKELAKVDKDVVKIAETTPAIEPVLVDKPDTND; encoded by the coding sequence ATGGAACTGATAGTAGCAGCGGTAATAGTAGCGGTGGCGGTGATTGGATCGGCCGCATTTGTGGTGACTCAGCGCAAGCCCAAGGCAGAGGAGCAGAAGCCGGATCAAAGCTTCATACTCCTGCAGGAGCAGCTGGCCAAGCTGACTGATCGCATGGACGAGCGTCTGGATAAGTCGAACGACGCCATGCAGTCGGCGGTGCGTCAGCAGTTCGCGGCCAGCAGTAAGCTGATTGGCGAGGTGACGCGTGACCTGACTCAACTCAAGGAGAGTAATAAGCAAGTACTCAACATCACCGACGAGCTCAAGCTGCTTCAAAACACCCTCCAGAACCCCAAGCAGCGCGGTGTGCTGGGCGAGTACTTTTTGCAGAGTGTGCTTGAAAACGTGCTGTCGCCGGAGCGGTTCACCCTGCAACACCGCTTTAAGGACGGTGAGACTGTTGACGCGGTGATTAAGTTGGATCGCGGCAAGCTACTGCCGGTCGACTCCAAGTTCAGCCTGGAAAACTACAACCGCTTGGTTGAGGAGAAGGATAAGGCGCGCCAGGATGCGCTGATCAAGGCGATCAAGAGCGATCTGAAACTGCGCATTGATGAAACCAGTAAGTATATCCGTCCGGACGAAGACACCATGGACTTTGCCTTCATGTTCATCCCGAGTGAGGCGGTATATTATGATCTGCTGATTAACAAAGTTGGTACGCTGCAGACCAACGCGCGCGACTTGATTGAGTATGCCTTCCGCGACAAGCGGGTGATCATTGTGTCGCCAACCTCGTTCATGGCCTACCTCCAGACCGTTCTACAGGGCCTCAGAAGCTTAGAGATCGAAGAAAAGGCAAAGGATATCCAAAAGCACGTTGGGCAGCTTGGAAAGCACCTCATAGCGCATGAGACCTACATGCAAAAGCTTGGTGGCTCGCTTGGCACCACCGTGAATCACTACAACACCGCCTACAAAGAGCTGGCTAAGGTTGATAAAGATGTGGTTAAGATCGCCGAGACCACGCCGGCAATTGAACCGGTTCTGGTCGACAAGCCCGACACAAACGACTAA
- a CDS encoding phenylalanine--tRNA ligase subunit alpha, with protein sequence MKKLDIKAIIADVKKATSAQELEATRVKYLGRQGVVTQTLREVGSLPLEQRKQAGADANEVRQQIEAALNAAKQDLERAQIDAEAKNITVDVTAPVDKPNEWGHAHPVLSLIDDAVKVFWQMGFQVIDGPEIETEWYNFEALNIPEGHPARDMQDTFYLEGGNLPRTHTSNLQIRFMEDNKPPIRVVSPGKVYRNEDEDARHVWMFHQIEGLVVDEGITLADLKGTLMAMMQGLLGENTQVRLRPNYFPYVEPGVEMDATCVICAGKGCKTCSGTGWLELGGAGMVHPQVLRNVGIDATKYSGFAFGFGPERIAAIKHDVPDVREFWRPNLNFLEHF encoded by the coding sequence ATGAAAAAGCTTGATATTAAGGCAATTATTGCCGATGTAAAAAAAGCAACAAGCGCTCAAGAGCTTGAAGCTACTCGGGTAAAGTACCTCGGTAGACAAGGTGTTGTAACGCAAACATTACGCGAGGTTGGATCGCTCCCACTAGAGCAGCGCAAGCAGGCCGGCGCCGATGCTAATGAGGTGCGCCAGCAGATTGAGGCGGCGCTAAACGCGGCCAAGCAAGACCTTGAGCGCGCTCAGATTGACGCTGAGGCTAAGAACATTACCGTTGACGTGACCGCTCCGGTTGATAAGCCGAACGAGTGGGGTCATGCTCATCCGGTACTAAGCTTAATTGATGATGCAGTGAAAGTGTTTTGGCAGATGGGCTTTCAGGTGATTGATGGCCCAGAGATCGAAACCGAGTGGTACAACTTTGAGGCGCTCAACATTCCCGAGGGTCATCCGGCCCGCGACATGCAGGACACCTTTTATTTGGAGGGTGGGAACCTGCCGCGAACCCATACCTCTAACCTGCAAATCCGTTTTATGGAGGATAATAAACCCCCAATTAGAGTGGTGTCACCAGGTAAGGTTTATCGCAACGAGGATGAGGACGCTCGCCACGTCTGGATGTTCCACCAGATTGAGGGGTTGGTGGTTGATGAGGGAATCACCTTGGCCGATCTTAAGGGTACACTTATGGCCATGATGCAGGGACTGCTGGGCGAGAACACTCAGGTCCGCCTGCGCCCCAACTACTTCCCGTACGTGGAGCCGGGTGTCGAGATGGACGCGACCTGTGTTATTTGTGCTGGTAAGGGCTGTAAGACTTGTAGTGGCACCGGTTGGCTAGAGCTGGGTGGCGCCGGTATGGTTCACCCCCAAGTGCTGCGCAATGTTGGCATTGATGCAACCAAGTACAGCGGCTTTGCCTTTGGTTTTGGCCCGGAGCGAATTGCTGCCATTAAGCATGACGTGCCGGATGTGCGCGAGTTCTGGCGCCCAAACCTTAACTTCTTGGAGCATTTTTAA